The sequence TCACGGCGCTGAAAATCCCCGTCAGCTCGCAGCTCCTGCTGTTTTCCGCCAGCAGCCTCCATAGCGAAATCATCAATCCGCGCAATCCGCGTGCCCTTTTCTTCAATGAGGACACCTACGTCGGCTATGTGCCCGGTGGCGTGCTGGAGGTCGCGGCGGCTGATCCTGAGCGCGGGCCCATTTTTTATGTGTTTGATCGCATGCAGCCCGGTGGCCCCATGCCACGCTTGGAGCGCGGCACGAAGTGCTTCAACTGCCACGGCGGAGTCGCGACCAAAGGCCTCCCAGGCCTGATCGCGGAGTCCCTGCTCGTTTCCCAAGCCGGATCGAGCCTGGAAACCTACCGCCGCGATGAGCAGGGGCACCACATCCCGCTCGAGAACCGCTTTGGCGGCTGGCATCTCACAGGTGGGCATCACATCAGCGGGCACAGGGCGAACGTCTATGGCCTCACGCGGAATGGCCGCACCGAAAAGCAAGACGTCATCCCCGGCCAGACCTGGGCACTGGAGAAGCACCTGCTGCCCACCAGCGACATCCTACCTCACCTCATCCATGAGCATCAGATCGGCTTCGAGAACCGCCTCGTGCGTGGCATTTACACCGTGCGTCAGCTCAAGCATGAGCGCAAAGGCATGCTCGGAAACACCGAGCTGACCGAGATCGATACCTGGGCACAAGAATTCGCCCGCTACGTGCTCTTTGCCGATGAGGCCAAATTTCCCTCCTCTGGCATCCAAGGTGACAGCGTCTATGCCAAAGCTTTCCAGGAAGACCGCCGCGCATCGAAGCGCGGCCTCGCGCTGAAGGATCTGGATATGAAGACCCGCATCTTCAAGCACCGCTGCAGCTACATGCTCTACACCGACACCTGGAAGCATGCCCCCAAAGAGCTCAAAGACCGCGTCTATTTCCGCATGGCAGAAGGCCTGCGTGATGCCCAGCCGAATCCCGCCTTAGCACATCTCTCCATCGAGGAACGCCGCGCTATCCGGGAGATCTTGAAAGACACCATGACCGATCTGCCCGCATGGTGGCGGTAAAAAGCGCCGCGTGATCTTTGTGATGTCTTTGGGGGGCGCTTTGAACGAAACGGCTGTCTTTCGGCTGGATGGAATCCGCTGCGCTCAAGGTGCTACTTTTAACCCCTCGGCTTTTGCCAAGTCTCTTTGTGGCTCATCAAAGGACAGCAGCGTATCGCAATGCATGTCGAGAGCACTGGCAACGTGAAGGATGTCCATCGCTCCAAAACCCTTTTGATTGTTGTGATGCTGGCTCAATCGCCTCGCGGCCGGGTAAAGTCTGCGCACCGGCACTTCCCACAGCTCGATGAAGCCTTCCAGTTGCGCCCGTTTCAGAGATTCAAGAGCGTGCAATTCTCCGGCTGCCGTCAGCTTCCGTGCGACACGCATCACGCGAATCGTGTTTTCCGCCTCAAACAGCGCCAATCGGGAAGTGAACATCGGGCGCGAATGCTGTTTCCACCACTGCCTCGCCTTGGTGCTGTGTTGATCCTCAGCACAAAAGGACACGATGAAACTGGCGTCTGCGAACGGCTTCATGCTCCCCGGCGTAGCTTGATGAGGAAATCCACCGAACCCGTGCTCGGCTGCCCCTTCCAGAAATCGCCCACTTCGTCGATGAACGCATGGATGCGTGCCCGCTGCTCCGCCGCTGGCAGGCTCGCGGAGCTTCTGCGCAGCAGTTTGGCGCTTCTTCGCCACGGTAGCGTGCGCGGTCGTTTTGCGGGGTGATGGAGCGGTCTTTGTCATGCCTCCATGATGCCATCCCCCAGCTCGGCCCGCAAGACGCAAAGCGGCCAGTCCTCACGCCTCATCCTCCCCACCCGGCCAAAGCTTCGTATCCAGACCGATCTCTTTTCCCTCGATCTTAAGCATGAGGGCAAAGGGCCCCTCGGCAGACAGCGCCGCGTAGCATGCCTTAACTTTCACCTCCGTGATCTTCTCATTGTGCCCGCGGGCCGCCCGCCCGAACTGCGGCAGATTCCGCGGCCCGTCTGTGCCCGGAGTCCGCCGGCGCCGGGATTGTTGGATGATGAATGCCTGGCGAGCACGCTTCCACCAAAGGATTGAAGATAATCCGCACCGTGCGCTGACCCGATTTTTCCGCCAGATTCTACCGGCAGGCCCGTCCCCCTCGCTGGCGCGTTGTTGCATCAGCATTCTTTCCACCTCTCGCTTGATCGCTGATTCATGCCTCGCGATGCCAAAATCTGTCTTCTCATCCACCGCTCGTTTCCGATTCGGGGGAGGCCAAACTTGTGTTTTCCCATCCTACGAAGTCTCATGTTCTCGCGCATACTTGGGCCAGATGTCCTTCGCCATCGGCCACAAGATGCCCTTCCACATCATTTCAAACGTGTGAACGTTGCGAGCGAAGTAATCAAACTGCCAGCTTAGCATACGTGCTCGAATCTCTTGGGCGGACTCTTCTGTGAGTTCATCATTTTCCAAAACGATCGCTTTCGCCCATTTCAGCATTTGCCACTCGAAAGGCTTGAGGTGAGCCAGTTCATCCTCTGGAGTCAATCTGATCTCACAAAACCTGAACTGCGCTTTGATGTAGAGGTGAAGCGCAAAGGCTGGAATCACTGCATAGTCGCTGCGATGGCTGTTATCCGACGCAGAACCTTCCA is a genomic window of Verrucomicrobiaceae bacterium containing:
- a CDS encoding type II toxin-antitoxin system VapC family toxin gives rise to the protein MKPFADASFIVSFCAEDQHSTKARQWWKQHSRPMFTSRLALFEAENTIRVMRVARKLTAAGELHALESLKRAQLEGFIELWEVPVRRLYPAARRLSQHHNNQKGFGAMDILHVASALDMHCDTLLSFDEPQRDLAKAEGLKVAP